The genomic window AAGAAGTAAAAACAAAACAAATCATGATTTCAATTCAATTACATCATCATCATTTACATTATTGCTCTCAAGCGATGTGTTAATGATATGCGTGTAAATCATCATATTTTAAAACCCGTTTGAGTACATCAAACGGGTTTTTTAATTTAAGCTCTCTTTGTACTCAAACTATTAATCCAACAAACAACTAAAAAATGAGTACTTTAAAAATTGCAATTCAAAAATCTGGTCGTTTAAACGAAGACAGCATTCAAATCCTAAAAGACTGTGGCATTTCAATAAACAACGGTATCGACCAGCTGAAAGCTGAAGCTTCAAATTTTCCTCTTGAAGTTTTATACCTGAGAAATTCAGATATTCCTCAATATTTAATTGACGGAGTTGTTGATCTAGCCATTGTTGGCGATAATCTTTTAGTAGAAAAAGGAAAAGGAATCGAAGTGGTTCAAAAATTAGGATTTTCAAAATGTAAAGTTTCTGTAGCTGTTCCTAAAACCTTTGAATACAATTCTGTACAAGATCTAGCGAATCTTCGAATTGCTACTTCTTATCCGAATACAGTAACAGAATATTTTAATAAATTTGGTATAACTGTAGATATACACCAAATCTCTGGTTCTGTAGAAATTGCCCCAAATATTGGTCTTGCAGATGCAATTGTTGATATTGTTTCAAGCGGAAGCACATTATTCAAAAATAACTTAAAGGAAGTTGAAGTTATTTTAAAAAGTGAGGCAGTTTTAGCTGTTTCTCCAAAGGTTTCTCCAGAAATCCAAAAACATATTGATACTTTAAAATTTAGAATCCAAGCTGTTTTGCGAGCTAGAAATTCAAAATATATCCTAATGAACGTTCCAAACGATAAAATTGAAGCCGTTGGAAAAATCCTTCCAGTTTTGAGAAGTTTAACAGTTCTTCCATTAGCGCAAGAAGGCTGGAGCAGTGTTCACTCCGTAATCGACAAAGATACTTTTTGGGACGTAATTGACCAGTTGAAAGAAGTAGGGGCAGAGGGGATTTTAGTTTGTCCAATTGAGAAAATGGTACTATAAAAGAAATTTCAATTTTTAAATTTCAAATTCCAAACTTATCGTTAATTTTTAGAATAAAGAATTGGAATTTGGAATTTTAGAGATTTGGAATTTAATATTGAAAATATTATGAATAAAATAGACAATCCAAAACCAGAGATCTGGTCAGAAATATTAAAAAGACCGACTAAGACTGTTGATGACATTGAGCTTACAGTAAAAGAAATCTTCAAAGAAGTTCAAAGAAAAGGAGATGAAGCTGTTGCAAAATATACTTCGATTTTTGACGGTATTTCGTTAGAAAATTATGAAGTCTCTCAAAAAGAAATTGAGGAGGCGATTAGTTTGATTCCAACTGAACTGAAAGAAGCTATTGAATTAGCAAAAGACAATATTTATAAATTTCACAGTGCTCAAAAAACAGATCGTGTTTCTGTTGAAACTATAGAAGGAGTAAACTGTTGGCAGGAAAAAAGACCGATTCAAAAAATTGGTTTATATATTCCAGGAGGAACAGCACCTTTGTTTTCGACTGTTTTAATGTTGGCAGTTCCAGCAGAAATTGCTGGCTGTAAAGAAATTGTGTTATGCTCTCCGCCAGATAAAAAAGGAAAAATTAATCCGGCAATTTTATATGCTGCAAATTTATGCGGAGTAACTAAAATTCTAAAAGTTGGCGGTATTCAAGCTGTTGCAGGAATGACTTTTGGAACACAGTCAATTCCGAAAGTATATAAGATTTTCGGACCAGGCAATCAATTTGTTACTGTAGCAAAACAATTGGCTACTCAGTTTGGTGTGGCTATTGATATGCCTGCAGGCCCTTCTGAATTGCTAATCGTTGCCGATAATACTGCTGTTCCAGCTTTTGTAGCTTCAGATTTATTGTCTCAGGCAGAACACGGAACAGATAGTCAAGTGATTTTAGTTTCGACTTCCAAAAAACTAATTGCAGAAGTAGAAAAAGAAGTTCAATCACAATTGGAATTGCTTCCCAGAAAAGCCATTGCTGAAAAAGCGATTGAAAATTCAAAATTAATTTATGTTGAAAATGATCAGATTGCTTTAGATTTAATCAATGAATATGGACCAGAGCACTTTATAATCTGCTCAGAATATGATGATTTCTATTGCAACGGAATTGTAAATGCAGGTTCCGTCTTTATCGGAAATTATACTCCAGAAAGTGCTGGTGATTACGCATCGGGAACTAACCATACTTTGCCGACAAATGGTTATGCGAAGAATTATAGTGGTGTAAATCTGGATAGTTTTATGAAATCGATGACCTTCCAAAAAATTTCAGAAAAGGGAATTCAGAACATTGGAAAAGCAATAGAATTGATGGCCGAAGCCGAAGGATTACAAGCACATAAAAATGCTGTGACGCTGAGATTAAATTCGTTAAGGTAAAAAGAAGAAAGAGACAAGAGCCAAGATTTAAGTCTTTGTTCTTTTATCTTGATTCTTTCCTCTCTAAAAAAAAAATAAAAACAATGAGTACTTTCGATATAAATACAATAACACGTGAAAACGTAAAATCTTTAAAGCCATATTCTTCTGCGAGAGACGAGTTTGAAGATTTTGACACAGCCGAAATGATTTTTCTGGATGCCAATGAAAATCCATTTCAAAATGGAGTAAATCGCTATCCAGACCCACAACAGAATTCGGTTAAGGCTATTTTAGCTAAGAATAATTTAGTAAAACAAAGTCAGATTCTGTTAGGAAACGGAAGTGATGAAGTTTTAGACTTGCTTTTTAGAGCTTTTTGCGAGCCTAATAAAGATAATATTATTTCGTTGCCTCCAACGTACGGAATGTATGGTGTCTTAGCGAATATTAATGCTGTTGAAAACAGAGAAGTTTTATTGACTACTGATTTTCAGCCACAGGTTGAGAAGATTTTAGAAGTGGTTGATGAGAATACAAAAATCATCTTTTTATGTTCGCCAAACAATCCGACAGGGAATTCATTTTCAGATGAAAGCGTAGTTAAACTGCTTCAAAATTTCAAAGGCCTAGTTGTTATTGATGAAGCTTATATTGATTTCTCGGAGAAAGAAAGCTGGCTGACGGAGATTGACGAATATCCAAATTTGGTTATTACACAAACACTTTCTAAAGCCTATGGTTTGGCTGGAATTCGTTTAGGGATTTGTTATGCTTCTGAAGAAGTAATTTCTATTTTGAATAAAATAAAACCGCCTTACAACGTAAACGAACTAACGCAGCAAAGAGCGAAAGAACGTTTAAAAGATTCGGATAAAATAAAACAAGAAATAGCTTCTATTATTGAACAAAGAGAAGAATTACTTAAAGTTTTGCTTGAAGTAGGTTTTGTAGAAAAAGTATATCCAACTGAAGCCAATTTTATCTTAGCAAAAGTAGATGACGCTAACAAAAGATATGATCAATTAATTGAGAAGGGAATCGTTATTCGCAATAGAACAACACAGCCTTTATGCGAAAATTGTCTTCGTTTTACAATTGGAACAAAAGAAGAAAATGCAGTTGTAATTAGAGAATTAAAATTGTTGAACTAAAAATATTAGCCACAGATTATACAGATTAAAATGATTTTTTTATTCTGTTTGTATGATTTTTTTGCCACGAATTTACACGAATTTATACGAATTGAATTAGTGAAATTTGTGACCCGAGCGAAAGCGAATAGGCGAAGCAAATTCGTGGCAAAAGAAAAATCATTTTAATTCTTTTAATCTGTGGCAAAATACATAAAATATGAAAAAAGTACTTTTTATAGATCGTGACGGAACGATTGTTTTAGAACCTGAAAATTATCAATTAGATAGCTTGGATAAATTAGAATTTTATCCGAAAGCATTTCAATATTTGGCTAAGATTGCTAACGAATTAGATTATGAATTAGCAATGGTAACGAATCAAGACGGACTAGGAACAGAAAGTTTTCCTGAAGATACGTTTTGGCCAACGCAGAATTTCATCTTAAAAGCTTTTGAAAACGAAGGAGTTGTTTTTGATGAAATCTTTGTAGACAGAACTTTTCCAGAGGAAAATGCACCAACAAGAAAGCCAAGAACGGGAATGTTGACTAAATATTTGAACAATCCAGAATATGATTTAGAAAATTCTTTTGTTTTAGGTGACCGTTTAACAGATGTGGAATTGGCTAAAAATCTAGGCGCAAAAGCCATTTTTATGAACGATACAGATGGAATTGGAAGCAATGAGATTTCATCAAAACGTGAAGAATTGAACGGAACAATTGTTTTACAAACAATGGATTGGAAGAAAATCTATGAGTTCTTAAAATTAGAAGCTCGTTCGGCTTCAATTACTCGTAAAACAAACGAAACCGATATTTATATCAATCTAAATCTTGATGGAACCGGAAAAAGTAAAATCGACACCGGAATTGCCTTTTTTGACCACATGTTAGATCAAATTTCACGTCACGGTCAAATGGATTTGGAAATTACCGTAAAAGGTGATTTAGAAGTAGATGAACACCATACCATCGAAGATACAGCAATTGCTTTGGGGGAAGTTTTTGCGAAAGCGTTAGGAAATAAATTAGGAATCGAGCGTTACGGATTCTGCCTTCCAATGGACGATTGTTTAGCGCAAGCTGCAATTGACTTTGGTGGAAGAAACTGGCTGATTTGGGAAACCGAATTCAAACGTGAAATGGTTGGAAAAATGCCGACTGAAATGTTTTATCACTTCTTTAAATCGTTTACAGACGGAGCAAAAGCGAACTTAAATATCAAAGCAGAAGGAATCAACGAACATCATAAAATCGAGGCCATTTTTAAAGCTTTCGCGAAAGCCATAAAAGTAGCCGTAAAAAGAGATACCGAAAAAATGATTTTGCCTTCAACGAAGGGAATGCTTTAAAATTTGCTTCAAGTTTCAGGTTTCAGGTTTCACGTTTTGTTGAGTAACTTGAAACCTGAAACCTGAAACAAAACAAACAAAAAACAAATGAAAATAGTAATTATAAATTACGGAGCAGGAAATATTCAGAGCATTATGTTTGCTATTGAAAGATTGGGTTTCAAAGCTGTTCTGAGTAATAATCCAGAAGAAATTAAATCGGCTGATAAAGTGATTTTTCCTGGCGTGGGAGAGGCGAGCTCGGCGATGGCTAAACTTCGTGAAAGCGGTTTAGATGGTTTGATTCCACAATTGAAACAGCCTGTCTTAGGAATTTGTCTGGGAATGCAGTTGATGTGCAATAAGACTGAAGAAGGAAATACGCAAGGTTTAGGGATTTTTGATGTTGATGTTTTGAAATTTTCAAACAACGTAAAAGTGCCGCAAATGGGTTGGAATCAGATTTATGATTTAAAAACCGATTTGTTCAAAGATATTTCTGAAAATGAATTCATGTATCTGGTTCATAGTTTTTATGCTCCAAATTGTGCAGAATCTATCGCAACAACCAATTACGGCATTGAGTATGCATCGGCATTACAAAAAGATAATTTTTATGGAACTCAATTTCACCCAGAAAAAAGCGGAGATGTAGGAGAGAAAATTCTAGGCAATTTTCTAAAAATGCCAATTTCTTAAATCCCAAATTCCAATTTGAAAGTTCAAAAATCAATAACAATCAAAATATCATCCCGATAGCTATCGGGACTAAAATCTAAAATCTAAAATTAAATGCGAATAATACCAGCCATAGACATCATTGAAGGAAAATGCGTTCGTTTGTCCAAAGGTGATTATGATACCAAAATAATTTACAATGAGAATCCGCTTGAAGTGGCAAAATCATTTGAAGCGCACGGAATTGAATATCTTCATTTAGTGGATCTTGACGGTGCAAAATCAAGCAAGATTGTCAATTATAAGATCTTAGAACAGATTGCAACGCAAACCAGCTTAAAAATTGATTTCGGTGGAGGATTAAAATCGGATGATGATTTGAGAATTGCTTTTGAAAACGGTGCAAACCAAATAACTGGTGGAAGTATTGCAGTAAAAAACAGAGCTATTTTCGAAAAATGGATTTCAGAATATGGTTCCGAGAAAATTATTCTTGGCGCTGATGCGAAGGACGAAAAAATCGCAGTTTCTGGCTGGTTAGAAGAATCAAATGAAGATTTGGTTCCGTTTATTCAGGATTATCAATCAAAAGGAATTCAATATGTCATTTGCACCGATATTGCGAAAGATGGAATGCTGCAAGGTCCAAGTTTTGATTTATACAGCAAAATTTTAGCAGAAGCTGGCGGCATAAAATTAATTGCTTCTGGCGGAATTTCAACTTTCGACGAATTACCAAAACTAGCCGAATTAGGTTGCGAAGGAACAATTATCGGAAAAGCAATTTACGAAGGGAGAATCAGTTTGAAACAATTAGAGGATTTTATAATTAGAAAATGAGAAAATTTGATAATTAGATAATTTGCACAGTACGTGAAGTAATTATCTAATTGACTAATTATCTAATTAACACATTAAAAAAATGTTAGCAAAAAGAATCATACCTTGCTTAGATATAAAAAACGGAAGAACCGTAAAAGGCGTTAATTTCGTGGACTTGCGTGATGCAGGCGATCCTGTGGAGTTGGCTGAAATTTACTCAGCTGAAGGTGCAGACGAATTGGTTTTTCTTGATATTTCGGCAACTGAAGAAAGACGTAAAACACTGGTAAATATGGTGCGAAGCGTTGCAGAAAAAATCAATATTCCGTTTACAGTTGGCGGCGGAATTTCATCTGTAGAAGATGTTGATATTCTGCTGAATAATGGAGCCGATAAAGTTTCGATCAATTCATCTGCAGTAAAAAATCCGCAATTGATTAATGATTTGGCTCAGAAATTTGGAAGTCAGTGCGTTGTTGTAGCAATTGATGCTAAACAAATTGACGGACAATGGATTGTGCATTTAGTTGGGGGTAAAGTGCCAACTGAATTGAATCTGTTTGATTGGGCTGTTGAAGTGGCAGAACGTGGTGCAGGAGAAATTCTTTTCACTTCAATGGATAATGATGGAACTAAAAACGGTTTTGCAAATGAGGCTTTGGCGAAACTTTCAGAATTAGTAAATATTCCAATAATCGCTTCTGGAGGCGCAGGAAACATACAGCATTTCGTTGATTCATTTCAAAAAGGAAAAGCCGATGCAGCATTAGCAGCGAGTGTTTTTCATTTTAAAGAAATCGAAATCAAAGCTTTAAAACAAGAATTAAGAAATAACAATATAGAAGTAAGGTTGTAAAATTCCAATTTTTGAAGCGCCAAATTCCAATCAATAGCAATATCAAAAAATCAAAAAAAATAAATTTTCAGTTCTTAGAATCTAAAATCTGAAATCTAAAATCTAAAATAGACATGGACATCGATATCAAAAGCGCACACGGATTAA from Flavobacterium sp. KACC 22763 includes these protein-coding regions:
- the hisD gene encoding histidinol dehydrogenase; translated protein: MNKIDNPKPEIWSEILKRPTKTVDDIELTVKEIFKEVQRKGDEAVAKYTSIFDGISLENYEVSQKEIEEAISLIPTELKEAIELAKDNIYKFHSAQKTDRVSVETIEGVNCWQEKRPIQKIGLYIPGGTAPLFSTVLMLAVPAEIAGCKEIVLCSPPDKKGKINPAILYAANLCGVTKILKVGGIQAVAGMTFGTQSIPKVYKIFGPGNQFVTVAKQLATQFGVAIDMPAGPSELLIVADNTAVPAFVASDLLSQAEHGTDSQVILVSTSKKLIAEVEKEVQSQLELLPRKAIAEKAIENSKLIYVENDQIALDLINEYGPEHFIICSEYDDFYCNGIVNAGSVFIGNYTPESAGDYASGTNHTLPTNGYAKNYSGVNLDSFMKSMTFQKISEKGIQNIGKAIELMAEAEGLQAHKNAVTLRLNSLR
- the hisF gene encoding imidazole glycerol phosphate synthase subunit HisF, whose product is MLAKRIIPCLDIKNGRTVKGVNFVDLRDAGDPVELAEIYSAEGADELVFLDISATEERRKTLVNMVRSVAEKINIPFTVGGGISSVEDVDILLNNGADKVSINSSAVKNPQLINDLAQKFGSQCVVVAIDAKQIDGQWIVHLVGGKVPTELNLFDWAVEVAERGAGEILFTSMDNDGTKNGFANEALAKLSELVNIPIIASGGAGNIQHFVDSFQKGKADAALAASVFHFKEIEIKALKQELRNNNIEVRL
- the hisB gene encoding bifunctional histidinol-phosphatase/imidazoleglycerol-phosphate dehydratase HisB, with product MKKVLFIDRDGTIVLEPENYQLDSLDKLEFYPKAFQYLAKIANELDYELAMVTNQDGLGTESFPEDTFWPTQNFILKAFENEGVVFDEIFVDRTFPEENAPTRKPRTGMLTKYLNNPEYDLENSFVLGDRLTDVELAKNLGAKAIFMNDTDGIGSNEISSKREELNGTIVLQTMDWKKIYEFLKLEARSASITRKTNETDIYINLNLDGTGKSKIDTGIAFFDHMLDQISRHGQMDLEITVKGDLEVDEHHTIEDTAIALGEVFAKALGNKLGIERYGFCLPMDDCLAQAAIDFGGRNWLIWETEFKREMVGKMPTEMFYHFFKSFTDGAKANLNIKAEGINEHHKIEAIFKAFAKAIKVAVKRDTEKMILPSTKGML
- the hisG gene encoding ATP phosphoribosyltransferase, giving the protein MSTLKIAIQKSGRLNEDSIQILKDCGISINNGIDQLKAEASNFPLEVLYLRNSDIPQYLIDGVVDLAIVGDNLLVEKGKGIEVVQKLGFSKCKVSVAVPKTFEYNSVQDLANLRIATSYPNTVTEYFNKFGITVDIHQISGSVEIAPNIGLADAIVDIVSSGSTLFKNNLKEVEVILKSEAVLAVSPKVSPEIQKHIDTLKFRIQAVLRARNSKYILMNVPNDKIEAVGKILPVLRSLTVLPLAQEGWSSVHSVIDKDTFWDVIDQLKEVGAEGILVCPIEKMVL
- the hisH gene encoding imidazole glycerol phosphate synthase subunit HisH; protein product: MKIVIINYGAGNIQSIMFAIERLGFKAVLSNNPEEIKSADKVIFPGVGEASSAMAKLRESGLDGLIPQLKQPVLGICLGMQLMCNKTEEGNTQGLGIFDVDVLKFSNNVKVPQMGWNQIYDLKTDLFKDISENEFMYLVHSFYAPNCAESIATTNYGIEYASALQKDNFYGTQFHPEKSGDVGEKILGNFLKMPIS
- the hisA gene encoding 1-(5-phosphoribosyl)-5-[(5-phosphoribosylamino)methylideneamino]imidazole-4-carboxamide isomerase, which encodes MRIIPAIDIIEGKCVRLSKGDYDTKIIYNENPLEVAKSFEAHGIEYLHLVDLDGAKSSKIVNYKILEQIATQTSLKIDFGGGLKSDDDLRIAFENGANQITGGSIAVKNRAIFEKWISEYGSEKIILGADAKDEKIAVSGWLEESNEDLVPFIQDYQSKGIQYVICTDIAKDGMLQGPSFDLYSKILAEAGGIKLIASGGISTFDELPKLAELGCEGTIIGKAIYEGRISLKQLEDFIIRK
- the hisC gene encoding histidinol-phosphate transaminase codes for the protein MSTFDINTITRENVKSLKPYSSARDEFEDFDTAEMIFLDANENPFQNGVNRYPDPQQNSVKAILAKNNLVKQSQILLGNGSDEVLDLLFRAFCEPNKDNIISLPPTYGMYGVLANINAVENREVLLTTDFQPQVEKILEVVDENTKIIFLCSPNNPTGNSFSDESVVKLLQNFKGLVVIDEAYIDFSEKESWLTEIDEYPNLVITQTLSKAYGLAGIRLGICYASEEVISILNKIKPPYNVNELTQQRAKERLKDSDKIKQEIASIIEQREELLKVLLEVGFVEKVYPTEANFILAKVDDANKRYDQLIEKGIVIRNRTTQPLCENCLRFTIGTKEENAVVIRELKLLN